A DNA window from Kitasatospora atroaurantiaca contains the following coding sequences:
- a CDS encoding alpha/beta fold hydrolase codes for MKLHTQEWGSGDRVALLVHGIMSDHRTWRRVGPALADRGYRVIAVDLRGHGLSPRGSGATPTDRYSPALFADDLVDTLPVGAELALGHSLGALTLRYAVDRLKPQRAVYSDPAWQFAKAEVEPAMFVAFQQAGREQIAAMNPRWEEADIDVELATLAAWDSDSALALAGNHAYAGLPEAPAVPSLVQLADQSFLIGPEDAALLRERGFEVRTVPGAGHTIHRDDFEGFMASLDGWI; via the coding sequence GTGAAGTTGCACACCCAGGAATGGGGCTCCGGCGACCGCGTGGCGCTGCTGGTGCACGGCATCATGTCCGACCACCGTACGTGGCGCCGGGTCGGCCCGGCGCTGGCCGACCGCGGCTACCGGGTGATCGCGGTGGATCTGCGCGGTCACGGTCTCAGCCCGCGCGGCTCGGGCGCCACCCCCACAGACCGGTACAGCCCCGCGCTCTTCGCCGACGACCTGGTGGACACCCTCCCGGTCGGTGCCGAACTCGCCCTCGGCCACTCGCTCGGCGCTCTCACCCTGCGGTACGCGGTGGACCGGCTGAAGCCGCAGCGGGCCGTCTACTCCGACCCCGCCTGGCAGTTCGCCAAGGCCGAGGTGGAGCCGGCGATGTTCGTGGCGTTCCAGCAGGCCGGCCGCGAGCAGATCGCCGCCATGAACCCGCGCTGGGAGGAGGCGGACATCGACGTCGAGCTCGCCACCCTCGCCGCCTGGGACTCCGACTCCGCGCTGGCCCTCGCCGGGAACCACGCGTACGCGGGTCTGCCCGAGGCGCCCGCCGTCCCCTCCCTCGTCCAACTCGCCGACCAGAGCTTCCTGATCGGCCCCGAGGACGCGGCACTGCTGCGCGAGCGCGGCTTCGAGGTCAGGACGGTGCCCGGCGCCGGACACACCATCCACCGGGACGACTTCGAGGGCTTCATGGCCTCGCTGGACGGGTGGATCTGA
- the pstC gene encoding phosphate ABC transporter permease subunit PstC: protein MTDSPRALTADPGLPDRIFLAWARGSGALVLLVMLGVGGYLAVRASTALRTAGLSFLTTEAWNPDGGHGQFGIAAVLVGTVLIGGIAVCLAVPLALGSALYISEYAPRRLKRTLIGMVDLMAAVPSVVYGVWGFVLLQYKLAGTARWLSTYLGWIPLLHVNGVDVDDPLNPPLIYTASSLMAGTVVAFMITPIMCSIMREVFDQAPAGEREGAYALGSTRWGMIRAVVLPFGRGGIIGGTMLGLGRALGETITVYLILSMHFEIQPHILQTGGSAVAPLIALRYGDSTDFSISALMAAGLTLFLLTLVVNFAAAAVVARSRSGASS, encoded by the coding sequence GTGACGGACTCCCCGCGTGCGCTGACGGCCGACCCGGGCTTGCCGGACCGCATCTTCCTGGCCTGGGCCCGTGGCAGCGGCGCTCTCGTCCTGCTGGTGATGCTCGGGGTGGGCGGCTACCTCGCCGTCCGTGCGAGCACCGCGCTGCGCACCGCCGGTCTCTCCTTCCTGACCACCGAGGCCTGGAACCCGGACGGCGGCCACGGCCAGTTCGGCATCGCCGCCGTACTGGTCGGCACGGTGCTGATCGGCGGCATCGCCGTCTGCCTGGCCGTACCGCTGGCGCTCGGCAGCGCGCTGTACATCAGCGAGTACGCGCCCCGGCGGCTCAAGCGCACCCTGATCGGGATGGTCGACCTGATGGCGGCCGTGCCCAGCGTGGTCTACGGCGTGTGGGGCTTCGTGCTGCTGCAGTACAAGCTGGCCGGCACCGCCCGCTGGCTCTCCACCTACCTCGGCTGGATCCCGCTGCTGCACGTCAACGGTGTGGACGTGGACGACCCGCTGAACCCGCCGCTGATCTACACCGCGTCCAGCCTGATGGCGGGCACCGTGGTCGCCTTCATGATCACGCCCATCATGTGCTCGATCATGCGCGAGGTGTTCGACCAGGCCCCGGCGGGCGAGCGCGAGGGCGCGTACGCCCTGGGCAGCACCCGCTGGGGGATGATCCGCGCGGTGGTGCTGCCGTTCGGGCGCGGCGGGATCATCGGCGGGACGATGCTCGGCCTCGGCCGGGCCCTCGGCGAGACGATCACCGTGTACCTGATCCTCTCCATGCACTTCGAGATCCAGCCGCACATCCTGCAGACCGGCGGCAGTGCCGTCGCCCCGCTGATCGCGCTGCGGTACGGCGACTCGACGGACTTCTCCATCTCCGCGCTGATGGCCGCGGGGCTGACGCTCTTCCTGCTCACGCTGGTGGTCAACTTCGCCGCGGCCGCCGTGGTCGCCCGCAGCCGCTCGGGGGCCAGCTCATGA
- a CDS encoding MFS transporter: MALSPTSTADLDSRPDETTARRGLLPLLFVGNSAMYALYLGVGGVLLPLQVEHIDPAAKVANLGLIGGVAAIFATFFNPFAGALSDRSGRRNPWILGGGLAAVAVMALLGSVATVLLVAIAWCLGQAAMNFYQAALTSVVPDRVPQARRGAASAAVGLGLPVGSIIGVVTASAFSERYRTGYLVLGLLVAAAAVLFSSCAKEQRMPAKAPAPLREQAAAFLGVLREHDFRWAFIGRALLVLGYFAVVGYQLYILQDHIALPDGLSPAGAVAVLTPVSAVAMAISTVLGGVLSDRLDRRKLFVGISAGLSGLALLIPVFSPTWAGMLAFSAVNGLAFGCFMAVDTALVTMVLPKAEDAARDMGVLNIANAGPQILAPFVASAVVSLGGYTPLFLLGAALAVLGALAVRPISSIR, encoded by the coding sequence GTGGCCCTTTCCCCCACCTCCACCGCCGACCTGGACTCCAGACCCGACGAGACCACCGCCCGTCGCGGCCTGCTGCCCCTGCTCTTCGTCGGCAACTCCGCGATGTACGCGCTCTACCTCGGCGTCGGCGGCGTGCTCCTGCCCCTGCAGGTCGAGCACATCGACCCGGCGGCGAAGGTCGCCAACCTGGGCCTGATCGGTGGCGTGGCCGCGATCTTCGCCACCTTCTTCAACCCCTTCGCCGGGGCGCTCTCCGACCGGTCCGGCCGCCGCAACCCCTGGATCCTCGGGGGCGGGCTGGCCGCGGTGGCCGTGATGGCCCTGCTCGGCAGCGTCGCCACGGTGCTGCTGGTCGCCATCGCCTGGTGCCTCGGGCAGGCGGCGATGAACTTCTACCAGGCAGCCCTCACCTCGGTGGTCCCCGACCGGGTGCCGCAGGCCCGGCGCGGCGCCGCCTCGGCCGCCGTCGGGCTCGGCCTGCCGGTCGGCAGCATCATCGGTGTGGTGACCGCCTCGGCCTTCTCGGAGCGGTACCGCACCGGCTATCTGGTGCTCGGGCTGCTGGTCGCGGCGGCAGCCGTCCTGTTCAGCAGCTGCGCCAAGGAGCAGCGGATGCCCGCCAAGGCGCCCGCGCCGCTGCGCGAGCAGGCGGCGGCGTTCCTGGGCGTGCTGCGCGAGCACGACTTCCGCTGGGCCTTCATCGGGCGCGCCCTGCTGGTGCTCGGCTACTTCGCGGTGGTCGGCTACCAGCTCTACATCCTGCAGGACCACATCGCCCTGCCCGACGGCCTGTCTCCGGCCGGCGCGGTGGCGGTCCTCACGCCGGTCTCCGCCGTGGCGATGGCGATCTCCACCGTGCTCGGCGGAGTGCTCTCCGACCGGCTCGACCGGCGCAAGCTCTTCGTCGGGATCTCGGCCGGCCTCTCCGGGCTCGCTCTGCTGATCCCGGTGTTCAGCCCGACGTGGGCCGGGATGCTGGCCTTCTCGGCCGTCAACGGCCTGGCGTTCGGCTGCTTCATGGCGGTCGACACCGCACTCGTGACCATGGTGCTGCCCAAGGCCGAGGACGCCGCCCGCGACATGGGCGTGCTCAACATCGCCAACGCCGGCCCGCAGATCCTGGCACCCTTCGTGGCCTCCGCGGTGGTGAGCCTCGGCGGTTACACCCCGCTCTTCCTCCTCGGCGCGGCTCTCGCGGTACTCGGCGCGCTCGCCGTCAGACCGATCAGCAGCATTCGCTGA
- a CDS encoding LacI family DNA-binding transcriptional regulator yields MTSTPPPPTSADVARLAGVSRATVSFVLNDTAGGRVGEQTRQRVRAAADQLGYVPHAAARSLRAGRTGLVLLVGSSAPIGPLFSGFYRELQQALQRHGYTSVLYGPSRGGGEEPARGWAELRPAAVLCLESILTPAGVGILHRAGTRAVLTLGTRPVPGAHALVMDQHEVGAAAGAHLLARGRRRIGVVVPGDRDLDQFSGPRTAGVRSAVASSGLDARVELLPLGYTEESGVQAAARCRELGLDAVFAYNDEYAMLLMRSLQDAGVDIPRQVAVVGADDLLLGALLRPRLSTVHMSLPKGEELASLVEQLVADPSSVPVTGNLLTVRLVERESS; encoded by the coding sequence ATGACCAGCACCCCGCCGCCCCCGACCAGCGCGGACGTAGCCCGGCTCGCCGGGGTCTCCCGCGCGACCGTCTCCTTCGTGCTCAACGACACGGCCGGCGGCCGGGTGGGCGAGCAGACCCGGCAGCGCGTCCGCGCCGCCGCCGACCAGCTCGGGTACGTCCCGCACGCCGCGGCCCGCTCGCTCCGGGCCGGCCGCACCGGCCTCGTCCTGCTGGTCGGCTCCTCGGCGCCGATCGGCCCGCTCTTCAGCGGGTTCTACCGCGAGCTCCAGCAGGCACTGCAGCGCCACGGGTACACCAGCGTGCTGTACGGCCCCAGCCGGGGCGGCGGCGAGGAGCCCGCGCGCGGCTGGGCCGAACTCCGCCCGGCGGCGGTGCTCTGCCTGGAGTCGATCCTCACTCCCGCCGGTGTAGGGATCCTGCACCGGGCCGGCACCAGGGCCGTCCTCACCCTGGGCACCCGCCCCGTCCCGGGCGCGCACGCCCTGGTGATGGACCAGCACGAGGTCGGCGCGGCCGCCGGCGCCCATCTGCTCGCCCGGGGGCGCCGGCGGATCGGCGTGGTGGTGCCCGGGGACCGCGACCTGGACCAGTTCAGCGGGCCCCGGACGGCCGGCGTCAGGTCGGCCGTGGCCTCGTCCGGGCTCGACGCCCGGGTCGAGCTGCTGCCGCTCGGGTACACCGAGGAGTCCGGCGTCCAGGCCGCGGCCCGCTGCCGCGAGCTCGGCCTGGACGCCGTCTTCGCCTACAACGACGAGTACGCGATGCTCCTGATGCGCTCCCTGCAGGACGCCGGCGTGGACATCCCCCGGCAGGTCGCCGTGGTCGGCGCCGACGACCTGCTGCTCGGCGCACTGCTGCGCCCGCGGCTCAGCACGGTGCACATGAGTCTGCCGAAGGGCGA
- a CDS encoding beta-glucosidase, whose translation MNVDLRTNKETVMTDAQRAAAVESALARLDLPAKVALLAGADMWSLPANEEIGLGRLVMSDGPAGVRGEHWTADDPSVAIPSPTALAATWDLELARRTGRLLAQEARRKGAHVVLAPTVNLHRSPRGGRHFECYSEDPLLTGEIGAALVAGVQDGGVGTTPKHFVANDSETDRYTVDVRVDERTLRELYLAPFEAIVRKAHPWGLMAAYNGVNGPTMSEHDELNNRVLREEWGFDGILVSDWTGARDTVRAALGGLDVAMPGPATVYGEHLVTAVREGLVPESTVDELARRVLLLAARVGLLAGAPAAVPAELLPAPIDGEALAREVAARSFVLLRNEGGVLPLDPAPGRIALIGAAAAEARIGGGGSAQVFPTGVVSPLDGLRAALGEGVELSYAVGADPRTFLPPAAFPGTAELTGTDGQLLGTAKLSDGAVRWLGALPGGVEFAELRHVRLETTVTAARPGRHELAIRGVGRFLLEADGEVLFDGELLPEGDDPAGGFLNPPERRFGVELAGPVVVRLSHTMPETSAFAGFGMVSFALGHGEPAASADELIEEAVAAARAAEVAIVVVGTTEEVESEGVDRDALRLPGRQDELVARVAAANPRTVVVVNSGAPVLMPWRAEVAAVLLGWFPGQEAGAALADVLLGAAEPAGRLPTTWPAEEADCPVWEVTPADGRLTYDEGLFIGYRAWQRRGEAQPAYWFGEGRGYTEWSYEGLEARLSGEADTLAEVSVRVRNTGRRTGREVVQVYLAPDGVDRSRPDLQLAAFAVVEAAPGEYATARVSIPRRAVQTWDSEARAWRTRPGVYTVEAGRSAADRPLTLALDVSAG comes from the coding sequence ATGAACGTGGATCTGCGGACGAACAAGGAGACCGTGATGACCGACGCCCAGCGCGCCGCCGCCGTCGAGTCGGCACTCGCCCGGCTCGACCTGCCCGCCAAGGTCGCCCTGCTGGCCGGGGCCGACATGTGGTCGCTGCCCGCCAACGAGGAGATCGGCCTCGGGCGGCTGGTGATGTCCGACGGCCCGGCCGGGGTCCGCGGCGAGCACTGGACCGCCGACGACCCGTCGGTCGCGATCCCCTCGCCGACCGCGCTGGCGGCCACCTGGGACCTCGAACTGGCCCGCCGCACCGGCCGGTTGCTCGCCCAGGAGGCCCGCCGCAAGGGCGCCCACGTGGTGCTCGCGCCCACCGTCAACCTGCACCGCAGCCCGCGCGGCGGCCGGCACTTCGAGTGCTACTCGGAGGACCCGCTGCTCACCGGCGAGATCGGCGCGGCGCTGGTGGCCGGGGTCCAGGACGGCGGCGTGGGCACTACGCCCAAGCACTTCGTCGCCAACGACTCGGAGACCGACCGCTACACGGTGGACGTCCGGGTCGACGAGCGCACCCTGCGCGAGCTCTACCTGGCGCCCTTCGAGGCCATCGTCAGGAAGGCGCACCCCTGGGGTCTGATGGCCGCGTACAACGGCGTCAACGGCCCCACCATGAGCGAGCACGACGAGCTCAACAACCGCGTGCTGCGCGAGGAGTGGGGCTTCGACGGCATCCTGGTCTCGGACTGGACGGGTGCCCGGGACACCGTACGGGCCGCGCTCGGCGGCCTGGACGTCGCCATGCCGGGGCCGGCCACGGTGTACGGGGAGCACCTGGTCACCGCCGTCCGCGAAGGCCTGGTGCCGGAGTCGACGGTGGACGAACTGGCCCGCCGCGTGCTGCTGCTGGCGGCCCGGGTGGGCCTGCTGGCGGGTGCTCCGGCCGCCGTACCGGCCGAGCTGCTGCCCGCGCCGATCGACGGCGAGGCGCTGGCCCGGGAGGTGGCGGCGCGCTCCTTCGTGCTGCTGCGCAACGAGGGCGGCGTGCTGCCGCTCGACCCGGCGCCGGGCCGGATCGCGCTGATCGGCGCCGCGGCGGCCGAGGCCCGGATCGGTGGCGGCGGCAGTGCCCAGGTCTTCCCGACCGGTGTGGTGAGCCCGCTGGACGGCCTGCGGGCCGCGCTCGGCGAGGGCGTCGAGCTCAGCTACGCCGTCGGGGCCGACCCGCGGACCTTCCTGCCACCGGCCGCCTTCCCGGGAACGGCCGAACTGACCGGTACGGACGGGCAGTTGCTCGGCACGGCCAAGCTGTCGGACGGAGCCGTGCGCTGGCTGGGGGCACTGCCCGGCGGGGTGGAGTTCGCCGAGCTGCGCCACGTCCGGCTGGAGACCACGGTGACGGCGGCCCGGCCGGGGCGGCACGAGCTGGCGATCCGCGGCGTCGGCCGGTTCCTGCTGGAGGCGGACGGAGAGGTCCTCTTCGACGGCGAGCTGCTTCCGGAGGGGGACGACCCGGCGGGCGGCTTCCTCAATCCGCCCGAGCGGCGGTTCGGTGTGGAGCTGGCCGGCCCGGTGGTCGTCCGGCTGAGCCACACCATGCCGGAGACGAGCGCCTTCGCCGGATTCGGCATGGTCTCCTTCGCGCTGGGGCACGGCGAACCGGCCGCCTCGGCGGACGAGCTGATCGAGGAGGCCGTGGCGGCCGCCCGCGCGGCGGAGGTCGCGATCGTGGTGGTCGGGACCACCGAGGAGGTGGAGAGCGAGGGCGTCGACCGTGACGCGCTGCGGCTCCCCGGCCGTCAGGACGAGCTGGTGGCCCGGGTCGCCGCCGCGAACCCGCGGACGGTCGTGGTGGTCAACTCGGGCGCCCCGGTGCTGATGCCCTGGCGGGCCGAGGTGGCGGCGGTGCTGCTGGGCTGGTTCCCGGGCCAGGAGGCCGGGGCCGCGCTGGCCGACGTCCTGCTCGGCGCCGCCGAGCCGGCCGGCCGGCTGCCCACCACCTGGCCGGCCGAGGAGGCGGACTGCCCGGTCTGGGAGGTCACCCCGGCCGACGGCCGGCTGACCTACGACGAAGGCCTGTTCATCGGCTACCGCGCCTGGCAGCGCAGGGGAGAGGCGCAGCCCGCGTACTGGTTCGGCGAGGGGCGCGGGTACACCGAGTGGTCGTACGAGGGGCTGGAGGCGCGGCTGAGCGGTGAGGCCGACACCTTGGCGGAGGTGTCCGTCCGGGTCCGCAACACCGGCCGGCGCACCGGCCGCGAGGTGGTGCAGGTGTACCTGGCGCCGGACGGCGTCGACCGCAGCCGGCCGGATCTGCAGCTGGCCGCCTTCGCCGTGGTGGAGGCCGCGCCGGGCGAGTACGCCACGGCCCGGGTGAGCATCCCGCGGCGCGCGGTGCAGACCTGGGACTCCGAGGCGCGGGCCTGGCGCACCCGTCCCGGGGTGTACACGGTGGAGGCCGGTCGCAGCGCGGCCGATCGTCCGCTGACTCTTGCCCTGGACGTCTCGGCCGGTTGA
- the pstA gene encoding phosphate ABC transporter permease PstA, giving the protein MTTVVPGPAPAVEQPRRRTGARRASDRYAFLWSLAGALAFSSLLFQRFAPFSGGVGFAVCTWLAFLGFYALLVSRDESALAVRDRLASAVVHSIAALLLGVLVWTVGYVFLHGFDALRHTNFYTQDLSEAGPADPLTKGGALHALIGTLTQITISLLITIPLGISCAVFLSEVPGRFSRLVRTLVEAMTALPSILAGLFIYAVLVLALGFSRSGLAAGVALSVMMLPILIRATDVVLRLVPASLKEASYALGSSRWRTVWTVTLPSARSGLATAVILGAARGIGETSPVLLCSGYTKNLNLDPLHDPQASLPLMAFTLVKFPSQLQVSRAFGAAAVLLTLVLLLFLVARTLGGRGPGELTRRQQLRRARRSAEDVRRMATARPSRKEPVISRTVTVLAALALICSSLLLGAAPRAAAEDYRRISGAGSTWSSNAMDSWISNVRQYGMTIDFDAQGSSYGRNQFKNGATDFAVSEIPYGLTDGGQFDAPPPWPMAYLPIVAGGTSFMYNLKIGGQRVTNLRLSGDVIAKIFTGRITRWNDPAVQADNPGLKMPDVAVRPVVRSDGSGTTAQLTTWMSKRQQNIWDDYCRSTPRHTPCGTTSFFPLLNGSTWQALGTSVAVANAVANESNVGAITYVEYSYALNSNFPVVKMLNRSGYYVEPNGRNVSVALKSAAINPSDLTQQLDGVYDSTERSAYPLSSYSYMAVHTSEVGTFSRDKGRTLAAFGYYFLCEGQKQADGLGYSPLTPQLVKSAFEQFAKVPGSEARAFDASKCTNPTFGPGGHNPYAESADPPQDCDRKGSATQCGTGTGGAKQTTPVGTGSGGGAGSASGGAAGSGGAGGAGAAGGTGGAAGGSAAGGDPALTGGGGDGGAAGGGQQVSADSVAISATAGSGLRHALMLIAGALLGGVIVLPPLVAGRAARSREERR; this is encoded by the coding sequence ATGACGACCGTCGTCCCCGGCCCGGCCCCCGCCGTGGAGCAGCCCCGCCGCCGGACCGGCGCCCGCCGGGCAAGTGACCGCTACGCCTTCCTGTGGAGCCTGGCCGGCGCGCTCGCCTTCAGCTCGCTGCTGTTCCAGCGGTTCGCCCCGTTCAGCGGCGGCGTCGGCTTCGCGGTCTGCACCTGGCTGGCCTTCCTGGGCTTCTACGCGCTGCTGGTCTCCCGGGACGAGAGCGCGCTCGCCGTACGCGACCGGCTGGCCTCGGCCGTGGTGCACAGCATCGCGGCGCTGCTGCTGGGGGTGCTGGTCTGGACGGTCGGCTATGTCTTCCTGCACGGCTTCGACGCGCTGCGGCACACCAACTTCTACACCCAGGACCTCTCCGAGGCCGGCCCCGCCGACCCGCTGACCAAGGGCGGCGCGCTGCACGCCCTGATCGGCACGCTCACCCAGATCACCATCTCCCTGCTGATCACCATCCCGCTCGGGATCAGCTGCGCCGTCTTCCTGAGCGAAGTCCCCGGCCGCTTCAGCCGCTTGGTCCGCACCTTGGTGGAGGCGATGACGGCGCTGCCGTCGATCCTGGCCGGGCTCTTCATCTACGCCGTCCTGGTGCTCGCCCTCGGCTTCTCGCGCTCCGGCCTGGCGGCGGGCGTGGCGCTCTCGGTGATGATGCTGCCGATCCTGATCCGGGCCACCGACGTGGTGCTGCGCCTTGTCCCCGCCTCGCTCAAGGAGGCCTCGTACGCCCTGGGTTCGAGCCGCTGGCGCACGGTCTGGACGGTGACGCTTCCCAGCGCCCGCTCCGGGCTGGCCACCGCGGTGATCCTGGGCGCGGCCCGCGGGATCGGCGAGACCTCGCCGGTGCTGCTCTGCTCCGGCTACACCAAGAACCTCAACCTCGACCCGCTGCACGACCCGCAGGCCTCGCTGCCCTTGATGGCCTTCACGCTGGTCAAGTTCCCCTCCCAGCTGCAGGTCTCGCGCGCCTTCGGCGCGGCGGCGGTGCTGCTGACCCTGGTGCTGCTGCTCTTCCTCGTCGCCCGGACCCTCGGCGGCCGAGGCCCCGGCGAGCTGACGAGACGTCAGCAACTCCGCCGCGCCCGCCGTTCGGCCGAGGACGTGCGGCGGATGGCGACAGCCCGACCCTCCCGGAAGGAACCCGTGATCTCCCGTACCGTCACCGTGCTGGCCGCGCTGGCACTGATCTGCTCCTCGCTGCTGCTCGGTGCGGCACCCCGGGCGGCGGCCGAGGACTACCGCCGGATCAGCGGCGCGGGCTCCACCTGGAGCAGCAACGCGATGGACTCCTGGATCAGCAACGTCCGGCAGTACGGCATGACCATCGACTTCGACGCGCAGGGTTCCTCGTACGGGCGCAACCAGTTCAAGAACGGGGCGACGGACTTCGCGGTCTCCGAGATCCCGTACGGGCTCACCGACGGCGGGCAGTTCGACGCTCCGCCGCCCTGGCCGATGGCCTATCTGCCGATCGTCGCCGGCGGCACCTCGTTCATGTACAACCTGAAGATCGGCGGGCAGCGGGTCACCAACCTGCGGCTCTCCGGGGACGTCATCGCCAAGATCTTCACGGGCAGGATCACCCGCTGGAACGACCCCGCGGTGCAGGCCGACAACCCCGGCCTGAAGATGCCCGACGTGGCCGTCCGCCCGGTGGTCCGCTCGGACGGCTCGGGCACCACGGCGCAGCTCACCACCTGGATGAGCAAGCGGCAGCAGAACATCTGGGACGACTACTGCCGCAGCACCCCGCGGCACACCCCGTGCGGGACGACCTCGTTCTTCCCGCTGCTGAACGGCAGCACCTGGCAGGCGCTGGGCACCTCGGTGGCCGTCGCCAACGCCGTCGCCAACGAGTCCAACGTCGGCGCCATCACCTACGTCGAGTACTCGTATGCGCTGAACAGCAACTTCCCGGTCGTCAAGATGCTGAACCGGTCCGGCTACTACGTCGAGCCCAACGGCAGGAACGTCTCCGTGGCGCTCAAGAGCGCCGCGATCAACCCGTCCGACCTGACCCAGCAGCTCGACGGCGTGTACGACAGCACGGAGCGCAGCGCGTACCCGCTCTCCAGCTACAGCTACATGGCGGTGCACACCTCCGAGGTCGGCACCTTCAGCAGGGACAAGGGGCGGACGCTGGCCGCCTTCGGCTACTACTTCCTCTGCGAGGGCCAGAAGCAGGCCGACGGGCTGGGCTACTCGCCGCTGACGCCGCAGCTGGTCAAGTCCGCCTTCGAGCAGTTCGCCAAGGTCCCCGGCAGCGAGGCACGCGCCTTCGACGCCTCGAAGTGCACCAACCCGACCTTCGGCCCGGGCGGGCACAACCCGTACGCGGAGAGCGCCGATCCGCCGCAGGACTGCGACCGGAAGGGCTCGGCCACCCAGTGCGGGACGGGTACGGGCGGCGCGAAGCAGACCACGCCGGTGGGCACCGGCTCGGGCGGTGGCGCGGGCTCGGCCTCCGGCGGCGCGGCCGGCTCCGGCGGTGCGGGTGGGGCAGGGGCCGCAGGCGGTACGGGCGGCGCGGCCGGGGGGTCGGCGGCCGGCGGTGACCCGGCGCTGACCGGTGGCGGTGGCGACGGGGGAGCGGCGGGCGGCGGCCAGCAGGTCAGCGCGGACTCCGTGGCCATCTCCGCGACGGCCGGCAGCGGTCTGCGGCACGCGCTGATGCTGATCGCGGGCGCGCTGCTGGGCGGGGTCATCGTGCTGCCGCCGCTGGTCGCGGGCCGTGCGGCCCGGAGCCGGGAGGAGCGGCGATGA